The Thermoanaerobaculia bacterium genome contains the following window.
TCTGCGCGAGGGTGATCGCGAGCGCTCCGTGCCGGATGCTCGTCGCGTCGTTCGTCGTGATCGTGACGGTTCCCAGCCGCTGATCGGCGACCGTCAGCGTCGATCCTCCCGCGTCGACCGTCTGAACGCGTCCTTCGATCTCCGCGCCCGGATGCCCGCCGGGGACGATCGTCGCCTGGTTCCCGTGGAGGGACACCGTGATCGACATCGTCGATCCCGCCGGGACCTGAATCGAGGCCCGGGCATGGACGTCGGCGCGTTCGAAGGTGAGGGTGTCGGAGCCGGGCGGTACGCCGGTCAGCGTGAAATTCCCGGACGCGTCGGTGACGGCGGACGCGTTCGAGGATGCCACGCTGACCACGATGTTCGATGCCCCGGTCGCGGCTTCCGTCCGCACGGTCGCCGACTGGGCGCTCGAACCCATGACGACCTGGCCGGTGATCATCGAATTTCGACTCGATGTCGGCGTCTCGTT
Protein-coding sequences here:
- a CDS encoding DUF5666 domain-containing protein, which gives rise to MKIKSLQRLSVLAAAAGLLTLAACSSNETPTSSRNSMITGQVVMGSSAQSATVRTEAATGASNIVVSVASSNASAVTDASGNFTLTGVPPGSDTLTFERADVHARASIQVPAGSTMSITVSLHGNQATIVPGGHPGAEIEGRVQTVDAGGSTLTVADQRLGTVTITTNDATSIRHGALAITLAQITAGMEVHVKATLQGDGTYLATEILVQDLNNGGTQQVEGTIASVDSGASSFVVQSPGGTTTVTTNGATIFEKNGMAATFGELAAGQRVTVRGTLQGDGSILAALVTITG